Sequence from the Enhydrobacter sp. genome:
GAATGTCCATGCGACGGGGGTGGCGCCGGGTGGGACACACGGGCCTCGAAGCCTTGTGCCATCGGCATCGAACGTGTCCCATTCGCGTGAGACAGTGGGACACAGTGGAACGCTTGCGGGGCGCCCGGGCTCGCCGCCGGCTCCGCAAAATCTGGGGTCGGGACGAATTGATGGCCGCTTTTCAATTCGGCCGGCTCAACATGTGGGACGGCGACTCCTGGCCGCTCTCCCGCCGTTGCAGGGATGGCGGCGGGTTGCCGTTCCCCGAGCGTAGGAGAAGGTCATGTCCGTCCAGACACTCACCCAACCGATCGACGAACTCGCCGCCCAGGCCAGGCGGGTGCTGCCGGGCGGCAGCTTCGGCAACATGCCGGCCGAGGTCATCCTGCGCGATGGAAGGGGTGGGCGGATCTGGGACGAGAACGGCCGGGAATACGTCGATTTCCTGCTGGGCTCGGGGCCGATGTTCATCGGCCACGCCCATCCCGAGGTGACTGAAGCGATCCAGGCGCAGGTGCCGCTCGGCACGACCTATTTCGGCAACAACCGCCACGGCATCGCGCTCGCCGAGGCGATCGTCGAGGCCGTGCCCTGCGCAGAGCAGGTGCGCTTCGTCTGTTCCGGCACCGAGGCCGATCTCTACGCCATGCGGGCGGCGCGCGCCTTCCGCCGGCGCGACAAGATCCTGAAGTTCGAGGGCGGCTATCACGGCATGAGCGACTATGCGCTGATGTCGATGGCGCCGAAGAACCCGGGCAACTTCCCGCGTGCGATTCCCGACTCGGCCGGCATTCCCAGGAGCGTCGCCGACGAGATGCTGGTGGCGGCGTTCAACGACATCGACATGGTCGAGAGCCTGATTCGAGAGCACGCCGACGAGCTGGCGGGCGTCATCGTCGAGCCGTTCCAGCGGCTGCTGCCGCCGCAGCCCGGCTTCCTGCAGGCGCTGCGCCGCATCACGGCGGAGCACGGCATCCCGCTGATCTTCGACGAGGTCGTGACCGGCTTCCGCTTCGCCTATGGCGGGGCGCAGGAATATTACGGCGTGACGCCCGATCTCTGCACCCTGGGCAAGATCGTGGGCGGCGGCTTCGCCCTCGCCGCGGTGTGCGGGCGCGCCGACATCATGAAGCATTTCGACAAGCTCGCCGTCGCCGACGAGGATTTCCTGTTCCAGGTCGGCACCTTGTCGGGCAACCCGGTCGCTTCGGTCGCGGGCCTGGCCACCTTGCAGGTGCTGAAGCAGCCGGGCAGCTACGACAAGGTGTTCGCCACGGGCCGCACCCTGATGGCGGCGTTGTCGGGCCTGCTGGAGACGGCCGGCATCCCGGCGCAGGTGGTGGGCGAGCCGCCGCTGTTCGACGTCGTGTTCACCGGCCAGCCGCTCAAGGACTATCGCGACACGCTCAAGGGCGACAAGGCGATCGCCGGACGCTTCAACCAGCTCCTGCGCGAGCGCGGCATCATGAAGGGCGAGAGCAAGTACTATGTCAGCCTGGCCCATACCCAGGCCGATATCGACCACACCGTCGGGGCGTGGAAGGAATCGATCGCCCTGCTCAGAAGCTG
This genomic interval carries:
- a CDS encoding aminotransferase class III-fold pyridoxal phosphate-dependent enzyme, which translates into the protein MSVQTLTQPIDELAAQARRVLPGGSFGNMPAEVILRDGRGGRIWDENGREYVDFLLGSGPMFIGHAHPEVTEAIQAQVPLGTTYFGNNRHGIALAEAIVEAVPCAEQVRFVCSGTEADLYAMRAARAFRRRDKILKFEGGYHGMSDYALMSMAPKNPGNFPRAIPDSAGIPRSVADEMLVAAFNDIDMVESLIREHADELAGVIVEPFQRLLPPQPGFLQALRRITAEHGIPLIFDEVVTGFRFAYGGAQEYYGVTPDLCTLGKIVGGGFALAAVCGRADIMKHFDKLAVADEDFLFQVGTLSGNPVASVAGLATLQVLKQPGSYDKVFATGRTLMAALSGLLETAGIPAQVVGEPPLFDVVFTGQPLKDYRDTLKGDKAIAGRFNQLLRERGIMKGESKYYVSLAHTQADIDHTVGAWKESIALLRS